In Arachis hypogaea cultivar Tifrunner chromosome 2, arahy.Tifrunner.gnm2.J5K5, whole genome shotgun sequence, a genomic segment contains:
- the LOC140177082 gene encoding uncharacterized protein produces MEDCNVGDLYGWVDPRVKRYVSQFDDEESVRLLGSDSWVRVGSGIKIELLPCERDDRVCHRRDDWSFFFMYSCLFTELGVRLPFTDFECGVLYWLNCAPTQLHPNSWGFVRAFEVLMELLECPPSLRLFFSLFQAKGVNRGLWVNLSSYPCRAVFGLYKSSFKDFKSMFVKVRSVPEDFPFYLNEHLVERFSLFWCSEPYQALDVDDRLPDDDIVMDFLFKSLGPKGSLSVAEMLKWDTDRQAVYDHIGEKAPAITTTSLKLFFNQCKKGEKEISSNVGKGPAVLIHHGLGQKQKRKRGQGQGSLAEVLEGKGESSMILQMVESAYESQKRLHRYDENMHARSLWAKLYPFGTMADELCCFPDDMKMIDEVGRAGVSRFLQVIGARIVSIGRTQELTLDREQNEASRVEELSGIIQKKVQKIAELSASMEKKELELADERNLQKTSSEKLKILESENDQFFARIKELEGGIYEAFAQGFERAVSQVKVLYPEADSSKLDVMKVVVNGELIEDEAVAGSESEGSSIGDKAD; encoded by the exons GTATGTTTCCCAGTTTGATGATGAAGAGTCAGTGAGGCTGTTGGGCTCGGATTCTTGGGTCAGGGTGGGTAGTGGTATTAAAATAGAGTTATTACCTTGTGAAAGAGATGATCGAGTATGCCACCGGCGTGACGATTGGTCTTTCTTTTTTATGTACAGTTGTTTATTTACTGAGTTGGGTGTGAGGCTTCCCTTTACCGATTTTGAGTGTGGGGTGTTGTATTGGTTGAACTGTGCTCCAACCCAGCTTCACCCTAATTCATGGGGTTTTGTTCGTGCATTCGAGGTCTTGATGGAACTGTTGGAGTGTCCGCCGTCTTTGAGGCTGTTTTTCTCTTTGTTCCAGGCAAAGGGGGTGAATAGGGGGTTGTGGGTTAATCTTAGCAGTTATCCTTGCCGTGCTGTGTTTGGCCTGTATAAGTCCTCGTTTAAGGATTTTAAATCCAtgtttgttaaggttaggagtgtTCCTGAAGACTTCCCGTTTTATTTAAATGAGCATTTAGTTGAGAGATTTTCGTTGTTTTGGTGTTCCGAGCCATATCAAGCTTTGGACGTAGATGATAGGCTGCCTGATGATGATATTGTGATGGATTTTCTGTTTAAATCCTTGGGTCCGAAAGGTTCGTTATCTGTTGCCGAGATGTTGAAATGGGATACTGATAGGCAGGCTGTGTATGATCACATAG GTGAGAAAGCTCCTGCCATTACCACgacaagtttgaagctcttctTTAATCAGTGCAAGAAAGGAGAGAAGGAGATTTCATCTAATGTTGGGAAAGGTCCTGCTGTTTTGATTCATCATGGCCTGGGACAAAAGCAAAAGAGGAAGAGAGGGCAAGGTCAAGGTAGCCTTGCCGAGGTCTTAGAAGGTAAGGGGGAGTCGTCTATGATTCTGCAGATGGTCGAGTCTGCTTATGAATCTCAGAAAAGACTTCATAGGTATGATGAGAACATGCACGCTAGATCTCTGTGGGCGAAGTTGTATCCTTTTGGGACCATGGCTGATGAGCTTTGTTGTTTTCCGGATGACATGAAAATGATTGACGAGGTTGGCCGAGCTGGTGTTAGCCGATTTCTTCAG GTGATTGGTGCCCGGATTGTTTCCATTGGCCGAACTCAAGAACTCACCCTGGATCGGGAGCAAAATGAGGCTTCTCGTGTAGAAGAGCTGTCTGGGATTATCCAGAAGAAAGTCCAAAAGATAGCCGAGCTTTCTGCCTCCATGGAGAAGAAGGAGTTGGAGTTGGCTGATGAGAGGAATCTCCAGAAAACTTCGTCTGAAAAGTTGAAGATCTTGGAATCCGAGAATGATCAGTTCTTTGCTCGGATCAAAGAATTAGAGGGTGGAATCTATGAAGCTTTTGCTCAAGGTTTTGAGCGTGCTGTTTCCCAGGTCAAGGTGCTATATCCGGAAGCTGATTCTTCAAAGCTTGATGTTATGAAGGTGGTTGTGAATGGTGAACTCATAGAAGATGAGGCTGTTGCTGGAAGTGAGAGTGAGGGGTCAAGCATTGGTGATAAAGCAGATTAG